A genomic region of Pseudomonas frederiksbergensis contains the following coding sequences:
- the cobF gene encoding precorrin-6A synthase (deacetylating) — protein MKQLLVIGIGAGNPEYITMQAVNALNRVDVFFLMDKGQSKDKLIDLRREICKRYITDPAYRFVEAHSPERVRSDVDYDASVVDLNRDKQQTFERLINEEMKDDECAAFLVWGDPSLYDSTLRILQAILDSGRCTFNVEVIPGISSVQALAAQHKVPLNRIGRSIEITTGRRLAAGQVSDADSLVVMLDAEDSYQQVADQEQQIYWGAYLGTPDEILICGKLKDVAEEIERVRKAARLANGWIMDTYLLRKPESPE, from the coding sequence ATGAAGCAGCTACTGGTCATCGGCATCGGTGCCGGCAATCCCGAATACATCACGATGCAGGCGGTCAACGCCTTGAACCGGGTCGATGTGTTCTTTCTGATGGATAAGGGGCAGAGCAAGGACAAGTTGATCGACCTGCGGCGAGAAATCTGCAAGCGCTACATCACCGATCCTGCTTATCGCTTCGTCGAGGCCCACAGCCCCGAACGCGTGCGCAGCGATGTGGACTACGACGCCAGCGTCGTAGACCTGAACCGTGACAAGCAACAGACCTTTGAGCGTTTGATCAACGAAGAGATGAAGGACGACGAGTGTGCGGCGTTTCTGGTGTGGGGCGATCCGTCGTTGTACGACAGCACCCTGCGCATCTTGCAGGCGATCCTCGATTCGGGTCGTTGTACGTTCAACGTCGAGGTGATTCCGGGTATCAGCAGCGTCCAGGCCTTGGCGGCGCAGCACAAGGTGCCGTTGAATCGCATTGGGCGCTCCATTGAAATCACCACCGGCCGCCGACTGGCTGCGGGCCAGGTCAGCGATGCCGACAGCCTGGTGGTAATGCTTGACGCAGAAGATTCCTACCAGCAGGTTGCCGATCAGGAGCAGCAGATCTACTGGGGTGCCTACCTTGGCACACCGGATGAAATCCTCATTTGCGGCAAGCTCAAAGACGTTGCCGAAGAGATTGAGCGGGTCAGGAAAGCTGCGCGGTTGGCCAACGGCTGGATCATGGACACCTATTTATTGCGCAAGCCTGAATCGCCAGAATGA